Proteins encoded within one genomic window of Brachybacterium muris:
- a CDS encoding alpha/beta hydrolase, producing the protein MRLGSTPRRSPAHRPPTRRPLARLSAVAAAAVLVVAGCVPQEGQGPGETPSTGQSDNGGAGSGDGTTDGTSGDGQELATLGTSAAKDLPTDPAEDPAYAAYYEQDITWGPCDDVEGGSELECGTLTVPMVWNDPGAGDIDLAVARHAASGNRTGSLILNPGGPGGSGVDFTASAPFLFSRPVVDAYDIIGFDPRGVARSAGIQCLSDEETDEYLAGTGDMGTEDPLEEGLAWMKRIAEGCQQDSGELLPYLDTYSAARDMDVLRAAVDSEQLDYFGYSYGTYLGATYADLYPERVGKFVLDAALDPSSTLDEISAGQAEGFELATDAFLEDCLAQGDSCPFKGEPAEAKQQLQNFFDSIEAQPLETSDPQRPLTVSLAQSAVLLLMYEDGLWQVGRDALAQGMQGDGSALLQIADLSSERQPDGSYKGNGMFAINAINCLDHPGIADQDWQAKEAERLAAEYPTFGPSMGYGATMCAQWPVPPLREPAPISAEGAGPIVVIGTTGDPATPYRWSQSLAEQLDDAVLLTFEGNGHTAYGRSGGCIEEAVDAYLLEGTTPQDGLTCSSGG; encoded by the coding sequence ATGCGCCTCGGATCCACCCCCCGCCGGTCGCCGGCCCATCGCCCGCCGACCCGCCGCCCGCTGGCCCGCCTGTCGGCCGTGGCCGCGGCTGCTGTGCTCGTCGTCGCGGGCTGCGTACCCCAGGAGGGTCAGGGACCCGGGGAGACCCCGTCGACAGGGCAGAGCGACAACGGGGGCGCGGGAAGCGGCGACGGCACGACCGACGGGACCTCCGGGGACGGCCAGGAGCTCGCCACGCTGGGCACCTCCGCCGCGAAGGACCTGCCCACCGACCCCGCCGAGGACCCGGCCTACGCCGCCTACTACGAGCAGGACATCACCTGGGGCCCCTGCGATGACGTGGAGGGCGGCAGCGAGCTGGAATGCGGCACCCTCACCGTGCCCATGGTGTGGAACGACCCCGGGGCCGGGGACATCGACCTGGCCGTCGCACGGCACGCCGCCTCCGGCAACCGCACCGGATCCCTGATCCTGAACCCCGGCGGCCCGGGCGGCTCCGGCGTGGACTTCACCGCCTCCGCCCCGTTCCTCTTCTCCCGCCCGGTGGTGGACGCCTACGACATCATCGGCTTCGACCCCCGCGGTGTGGCCCGCTCGGCCGGCATCCAGTGCCTCAGCGACGAGGAGACCGACGAGTACCTGGCCGGCACCGGGGACATGGGCACGGAGGACCCCCTGGAGGAGGGACTCGCGTGGATGAAGCGCATCGCCGAGGGCTGCCAGCAGGACTCCGGTGAGCTGCTGCCCTACCTCGACACCTACTCCGCCGCCCGCGACATGGACGTGCTGCGCGCAGCGGTGGACTCCGAGCAGCTCGACTACTTCGGCTACTCCTACGGCACCTACCTCGGAGCCACCTACGCCGACCTCTACCCCGAGCGGGTGGGCAAGTTCGTGCTCGACGCCGCCCTGGACCCCTCCTCCACGCTCGACGAGATCAGCGCCGGGCAGGCGGAGGGCTTCGAACTGGCCACCGACGCCTTCCTCGAGGACTGCCTGGCCCAGGGCGACTCCTGCCCCTTCAAGGGGGAGCCGGCCGAGGCCAAGCAGCAGCTGCAGAACTTCTTCGACAGCATCGAGGCGCAGCCGTTGGAGACCTCCGATCCGCAGCGCCCGCTCACCGTCTCGCTGGCCCAGTCGGCCGTGCTGCTGCTGATGTACGAGGACGGGCTCTGGCAGGTCGGGCGCGATGCCCTCGCCCAGGGGATGCAGGGAGACGGCAGCGCCCTGCTGCAGATCGCCGACCTCTCCTCCGAGCGCCAGCCCGACGGCAGCTACAAGGGCAACGGCATGTTCGCCATCAACGCCATCAACTGCCTGGACCATCCCGGTATCGCCGACCAGGACTGGCAGGCGAAGGAGGCCGAGCGCCTGGCCGCCGAGTACCCCACCTTCGGTCCGTCCATGGGCTACGGAGCCACCATGTGCGCCCAATGGCCGGTGCCTCCCCTGCGTGAGCCCGCCCCGATCTCCGCCGAGGGCGCGGGGCCCATCGTGGTCATCGGCACCACCGGCGACCCCGCCACGCCCTACCGGTGGTCGCAGAGCCTGGCCGAGCAGCTGGACGATGCCGTGCTGCTGACCTTCGAGGGCAACGGCCACACCGCCTACGGCCGCTCCGGCGGATGCATCGAGGAGGCGGTGGACGCCTACCTGCTCGAGGGCACCACCCCGCAGGACGGCCTGACCTGCTCCTCCGGCGGCTGA
- a CDS encoding ABC transporter permease: MRPDIDIRSYFDTRAGLAVVLISALAVAAIAVAGGLLQGGLLPDEAVDVELTVIAVSLPLSLIIPVIAVMMTAGEWSDRSIQVTLLQRPGRLRVLTSKLLSTLMVVGAIIAGSVLLSMATTWIGGSIGDGSDFASMDRVLTTQVTALLATLAFSVAMGVLTQSTVMGLLAAIGIPFVVSTSRQIAMLAGSETLDGVLRSVDLQAAAVAFGDGQAEAFDVLPLLILVVLPLALGAWRWSRREIG; encoded by the coding sequence ATGAGACCCGACATCGACATCCGCAGCTACTTCGACACCCGTGCCGGCCTGGCGGTGGTGCTGATCTCCGCCCTGGCCGTGGCCGCGATCGCCGTGGCCGGCGGCCTACTGCAGGGCGGACTGCTCCCCGACGAGGCCGTGGACGTGGAGCTCACCGTGATCGCCGTGTCCCTGCCGTTGAGCCTGATCATCCCGGTGATCGCCGTGATGATGACCGCGGGGGAGTGGAGCGACCGCTCCATCCAGGTGACCCTGCTGCAGCGACCCGGCAGGCTTCGCGTCCTGACCTCCAAGCTGCTGTCCACCCTGATGGTGGTGGGCGCGATCATCGCTGGATCGGTCCTGCTGTCCATGGCCACCACCTGGATCGGCGGCAGCATCGGCGACGGCAGCGACTTCGCCTCCATGGATCGCGTGCTGACCACGCAGGTCACTGCGCTGCTGGCCACCCTCGCCTTCTCGGTGGCGATGGGTGTGCTCACCCAGTCCACCGTGATGGGGCTGCTGGCCGCCATCGGCATCCCGTTCGTGGTCTCCACCTCCCGGCAGATCGCGATGCTGGCCGGATCGGAGACCCTCGACGGGGTGCTGCGGTCAGTGGACCTGCAGGCCGCAGCGGTGGCCTTCGGTGACGGCCAGGCAGAGGCCTTCGACGTGCTTCCGCTGCTGATCCTGGTGGTGCTGCCACTGGCCCTCGGGGCCTGGAGGTGGAGCCGCCGCGAGATCGGATGA
- a CDS encoding ATP-binding cassette domain-containing protein, with the protein MAIEVRGVTKRYGTRTVVDDLTFTCEPGTVTGFLGPNGAGKSTTLRILTSLAQADAGEALVGGRRFVDLENPARTMGVMLDATALGRGRTGLETLRLAERTLRMPAGRAEEILERVGLADAARKRVGGYSYGMRQRLGIGVALIGEPKVLVLDEPANGLDPEGIRWMRRLLRSFADSGGTVLLSSHQLREVQATVDRLVVINQGRLVREGTLEELTTTRGTRVGAEQPQALLAALQREEVPHVARLDGLVDAELAPADMGRLALREQIVLTSLGVAESGGLEEVFFSLTGAAEAQPDATLPGRRAPGLPGPDSPSHPAPADRIPATIA; encoded by the coding sequence ATGGCGATCGAGGTGCGAGGGGTGACCAAGCGATACGGCACCCGCACCGTCGTCGACGACCTCACCTTCACCTGCGAGCCCGGCACCGTGACCGGCTTCCTCGGTCCGAACGGGGCCGGCAAGTCCACCACCCTGCGCATCCTCACCTCGCTCGCCCAGGCCGATGCCGGCGAGGCCCTGGTCGGCGGTCGGCGCTTCGTCGACCTCGAGAATCCCGCCCGCACCATGGGCGTGATGCTCGATGCGACAGCCCTCGGCCGCGGCCGCACCGGCCTGGAGACCCTGCGGCTGGCCGAGCGCACCCTGCGGATGCCCGCCGGTCGCGCCGAGGAGATCCTGGAGCGCGTGGGCCTGGCCGACGCCGCCCGCAAGCGGGTCGGCGGCTACTCCTACGGCATGCGGCAGCGGCTCGGCATCGGGGTAGCCCTCATCGGCGAACCCAAGGTGCTCGTGCTGGACGAACCCGCCAACGGCCTGGACCCCGAGGGGATCCGCTGGATGCGCCGCCTGCTGCGCTCCTTCGCCGACTCCGGCGGCACCGTGCTGCTGTCCAGCCACCAGCTGCGAGAGGTGCAGGCCACCGTGGACCGCCTGGTGGTGATCAACCAGGGCCGCCTGGTGCGCGAGGGCACCCTCGAGGAGCTCACCACCACCCGCGGCACCCGCGTGGGTGCCGAGCAGCCCCAGGCACTGCTCGCAGCGCTCCAGCGCGAGGAGGTGCCCCACGTCGCGCGGCTCGACGGTCTGGTCGACGCGGAACTGGCACCGGCCGACATGGGGCGCCTGGCCCTGCGCGAGCAGATCGTGCTGACCTCCCTGGGGGTGGCCGAGTCCGGCGGCCTCGAGGAGGTCTTCTTCTCCCTCACCGGTGCTGCCGAGGCGCAGCCCGATGCCACCCTTCCCGGGCGGCGGGCCCCAGGCCTGCCCGGCCCCGACTCCCCGTCCCACCCCGCACCGGCCGACCGCATCCCGGCCACGATCGCCTGA
- a CDS encoding sensor histidine kinase, with protein sequence MDDLGQPVRRRWQEALILLAVAADSAFLGLIADGDPWVIAQTVATALLGAALLARHRHWRWLLPLLLVLGALTGSIVVPIVSLYCFATRSTHRLVTVLVGLLGVVALALPSLDSLLPERITQAILLIFFVVAATVAVGMYTQARRQLLAQFQRRAMDAEQGQTEAEDRARRAERTRIAREMHDIVAHKISLVALQAGALEVNPNLDRAQVVESVGLIRQTATTALSELREVLGVLRSEDEGAPLAPQPTWGDVRDLVITSQSAGIAVELFDFIDDPVPDTMARTAYRVVQEGLTNIHKHARHTKARVALIGEPGTDLVIEVSNVLPVGFTTDLPGARMGLSGIETRVLHAGGSITSGPTDDGRFEVKAVIPWPTTA encoded by the coding sequence GTGGATGACCTGGGACAGCCGGTGCGGCGCAGATGGCAGGAAGCTCTGATCCTCCTGGCCGTCGCCGCCGATTCCGCCTTCCTGGGGCTCATCGCAGACGGGGACCCCTGGGTGATCGCCCAGACGGTGGCCACAGCGCTGCTGGGTGCCGCTCTGCTGGCGCGGCACCGGCACTGGCGGTGGCTGCTGCCGCTGCTGCTCGTGCTCGGAGCGCTGACCGGCTCGATCGTGGTCCCGATCGTCTCCCTGTATTGCTTCGCCACCCGCAGCACCCACCGTCTCGTCACCGTCCTGGTGGGCCTGCTGGGGGTGGTGGCGCTCGCCCTGCCGTCGCTGGACAGCCTGCTGCCGGAGCGGATCACGCAGGCGATCCTGCTGATCTTCTTCGTGGTGGCGGCCACGGTGGCCGTGGGCATGTACACCCAGGCGCGCCGTCAGCTGCTGGCACAGTTCCAGCGCCGAGCCATGGACGCCGAGCAGGGGCAGACCGAGGCCGAGGACCGTGCCCGTCGGGCAGAGCGCACGCGCATCGCCCGCGAGATGCACGACATCGTGGCCCACAAGATCTCCCTGGTGGCCCTGCAGGCGGGCGCGCTGGAGGTGAACCCGAACCTGGACCGGGCGCAGGTGGTGGAGTCGGTGGGGCTGATCAGACAGACGGCCACCACCGCCCTGTCGGAACTGCGGGAGGTGCTCGGCGTGCTGCGCAGCGAGGACGAGGGCGCACCGCTGGCCCCCCAGCCCACCTGGGGGGACGTGCGCGACCTGGTGATCACGTCCCAGTCGGCGGGGATCGCGGTGGAACTGTTCGACTTCATCGACGACCCCGTGCCGGACACGATGGCGCGCACTGCCTACCGGGTGGTGCAGGAGGGCCTGACCAACATCCACAAGCACGCCCGGCACACCAAGGCCCGGGTGGCGCTGATCGGCGAGCCGGGGACCGACCTGGTGATCGAGGTCAGTAATGTTCTTCCCGTGGGGTTCACCACGGATCTCCCGGGGGCGAGGATGGGACTGTCGGGAATCGAGACCCGCGTCCTGCACGCCGGGGGGTCGATCACGTCGGGCCCCACCGACGACGGACGTTTCGAAGTGAAAGCGG